The genomic segment tgaacACGATGGTCCTCGTCGTAGCGACGGACAAACaacaaacacaattttttttcctgtaaATAAACTTGTGAACATTATTGGTGAATCAAAATTGTTAAGTACTTGTTGTTATTTATTCctgtatctttttttttcctctgcaacctttattttattttatttcatatgaactagtcaattgaaacccccagCCATATGGTCCCAAGGACCATCGGTCTTCGCCACATCGCCATGCTGCTTGCCACACTCTGATAtatggaattgcttgctacagaagacCCCAAACCCCCAGGGTGGGGACAAGTCTTGGagtcaaaaactgtcaattccaCCACCCCCTTGGGTTAGATTCTCGTTCAAAAGTGCTTTAGCTCCCACgttaaccccacacttccccgggAAACAACGCAAGAAACAGACATGCAGATTTTTTTTGAGACATGAATCTTAGTTTCCTCCTGGTTGCTATTGacaaggtataaatcaacacgctgaagtttcgagcgttagccttTCGTCGGAGCAAACCGAGTTGTTATTGGTCTGCAATTCCGTCAATTCTGCCGCTGtggattttgtatacttgcatggatttttttatacttgcatggctTTTTCATACTTGCATGGAATTTGTAAACTCACGGAATCTTTACTTACTAGCAAAGTTTTTTGCATACTCTTGTGAATTTGTATACTTGCAATGATTATTTAATAGTTGCACGGATAGTTTGGCATGACTTGATTTGCAGATTGATACTATATATAGTGcgaaaatgaattttaaaacGTTTGGCGCCTGATACCTGTTCGAGCTTGTTTTTCTTATACTTTTCTCGCTgtatgtcataaacatcagtttaaaaaaaagagttacAATACATTCTTGCTACACTACGAAAGAAGTGATAACCGGAGCATGGCGTTTTACAAAAATTCGGGACCCTGAGCTCGCGTTTAAAAATCAGAGACTCCGAGACCGTGTAAAAACAAGAGGCTCCCAGACCCCTAAATCTTTGGAAAAAACGAGGCTCCGAGACTTTCGTAAAAAAACGCCGAAATTCCGAGACTTAGCAAAATTTTTGCGAGATTAGACGCAGAGAATAATTAAAACACGAATACATGTAGCATATTTCCGAATAAACATGACCTTTATATAGATGGTTGATCAATAAAACAGATTTGTCGGTTAAACTGCATTGAATGCACTGAGTCTCTCACAGTGATTGTATATTAAATCATATATTCATGAGCAAAGCAAAAGTTAAAAACCGTGATTCGTGCaagcttcttttttaaattcatAAATCGTGAAAgcctgaatttttttttcatgattcACCACCCTGTTCTCTACGCCAGGCGATTGTTCTTATGGCAAAATTTCCGTACGTGGGCAACCTGTGGAGAGGAGCTGGGTACTAGTCAAAGCGCCGTGTCCAAGATGGCGTCGTGTTATGTGCAAAAGAATCTTGACGCGTTGAAAAAGCTCCCCAGAGTTGCTCTCAACAATATACGGGATCTTCCGGAAGCTTTTATTACGGTAAGATCTTGTGTATGTTTTCATGTACAGAGAGCCCTTGCATTGACCTTAGCCGTAAATAAATTGTAACGTGTTAAGTCAGATCTACATTTCACGTCCACTTtatctttaatctttaatagTAGTCGATTGACAGTCAACCGGCTTCGCGACTACGCGTCAAGCctgcatgtaagcatgggtaaaaaacactgaagcgcctagctgcatatattagccaccgctACTGTGTCTAAGTCTGAAATTATGCAGTGGCAAATAAGTGTATGCAGCTAAGCGCTTCAGTGTTTTTTAACCCATGCTTAGCTGCGGGCTTGTCATGTAGTCCCGAAGCCGGTTGaagacaaccttttgtcaaacgactgtattCTTGTATTGTTGCATTTTCATTGGTCTCAAATCCTGTCTTTTCTGCCCCTGTTATCTAAAAACCTATCTCCCGGCCCAAAACACCAACAAATGATTTTGCACTCTTACCGATCCATGAGTCACCGCATTTAGggaattataattattattagcaTCGCCGCAAAGGTAGAGGTCCTGGATCTGGGCGTGGTAAAACGGCAGGCAGAGGACACAAGGGTCAAGGTCAGCGTGGAACCAAGCCTCGTCTGGGATTTGAAGGAGGGCAAACCCCATTTTATCTCAGAATACCAAAACATGGATTCAAAAATAAGTAAGAGTTTATTGAATAGCTTGCTGTGGTGACATGACCGAAAAACCTGGAAGatgcgcaattccagatagagagagaagacacaattgcTTACGATGGCTATAAGTTCCTTGTTCTGCGGACTTATTTTCAAaccacaaataacgtgaggccgaaatgcacataaccagattttggcttttaaagatcatttttccttgatcatcattgccctgtgcatcatttcagggacgaaaagctcaaattttaatgacactttacaaaaagtcgcatcaatttaaaataagtcgcacttgatattttgtttgctataagtactcagagaaattcttattcgccttatttgatgtgaaatggACTTTTtgaagcgtcatgtcatgttttccCGTCATGTCTGCTGTGGTACCTCAAGCCATGATGTCTCTGATTGAATACAGATTAATTAAACTACATGATTGACCACAAGCACTGCCAAGTTTAATTCTCCTTTTAGAACTCCCTGAGGGGACTGGTACTAGACCCATATGTGACTAGTGTTATGCAATACACTACACTTTTTTTGGGGGAATTTGATCACagtgtattttttaatgttcatTTTCAGATTTGAAAAGGTGTATGAACCTTTAAACCTGAATAGGCTACAATATCTGATTGATAGCGGCCGACTCAATCCAAAGGAACAAATTACTATGCATGAGCTATGGAAGACAGGAGCAGTTGGCAAGATCAAAGATGGAGTCAAGCTACTTGGCACAGTGAGTCTGCCACATCAAAAAAAGCATTGCCAAGCAAAACTTAAAAATTGTAGAGATAAAAGATGCAAATCCTCAGTCGTAAAATGTGATGTCAGGCTAGGCTGTCTATGCAAATTGAATTCCGTGAATGCCATTTGATCAGCTGCTATGTCCCGATCATTGGCAGAAAGCTTGAATTAATgttcaaaaaagaaatttcTAACAGGTTTTTTAGGGTATACCATAACCATATATTTGTGTCTTATTCAAGGGTAATGAGTGGTTTCAGGCTAAAGTCGACATAGAAGTCAGTAAAGCTTCCAAGACAGCCATTGAAGCAATTGAGCGACAAGGAGGCAAAATCACATGTGCACATTACAATAAACTTGGACTAAGAGTTCTACTGAAACCTGAAAAATTTGAGGGAAAGCCTATTCCTCGTCGAGCTCATCCCCCATCAAAATTGTTGCCATATTATAGCAGTGTTGAGCACCGGGGCTACCTTGCTGATGCTGAACAGGTTGAGAAAGCTAGATtagaatcaagaaagagcAAAGAGTCTGAAGTTGATTGATTATAATAAAATGAACCTTGTTGTGCTTGTATTGGGTTTAACTGATCTCTTTTGTTTTGCGAGTGTGGGAATCATTCTTCAGAAATGAAACCTGTTGGATATGGTGCTTACAGTAGTAGGGTGATAGGTAATTGTCACAGCAATTTTCTTGCTGCGTTAACACAAGTATATACTTTCATGATGAAGAGTGGTTTTAAGCATTATTTCAACACTTTGAAAACAGTCAAAATCGAATAAAGtggaatatttaaaataactatCCAGGTTTGTTAAATGACCtttgcatagctgtcaactcaacttggacagaaatcttgtaaaatcaggtgaaatacagtattGAGTGAAAACACCCAATAAAGGCCAATGTGGgtaaatacagagaatgtatgaacattcccACAAAAgttaggcttgtgatgaggtccaaaatcttgtgacacccacCTAATGATGGGGAGTTGAGAGCTATGCCTCTCATCTTTCAGATGAATACaattttttggtttggatgtCTCTCATTCAGGGGATGTAAATGGATTGAAAATGGTACTTTGAGGTTTAAGTTAAGGCTGTACTTTTACTTGAACCTTGAAATTGCATAATTAAATAAATCCAACTACTAGATCCTTTATCAAATCCCTCAAAGATAATTTTTGTTACTCTTATTTTTTGTTGCTCTTATATTTTTAACCTTTAAAGAAATTTACAAGTGCTAATAGTGctttgaagaaataaaatccTATTAATACATTATATAAAGGAAACATGGACGCCTGTTGTCAAactatgtttttatttcatacGAATTTGAATACAATCGTGCAAGAGTCtatccccaccctccccccgcTGTGGTTTTGAGGTGGTGGACTGAATCTTACCTCCCATGatgcaccaccaccacaagtaACTTGCGCGTGCCTGGGCCCGACTCAAAAGAACGCCATCTTTGATTTCCTTTCTTTCACGATTGTAAACAAATTGAGAAAGAACGCGATCATTGCTCCTCAAGGGATCATCATTGTTCCTTCTACACTCACCAACAAGACACTAGAATAAAACCTTGAGCTTCTTCACAAATGATGGGAGATGTTTATGCTCAGTCGGTAAGTACAAATCGTCAAAAAAAATCGTCCCTAACCGCTTGCACGAAACTGTCAAATTTGATCTTTAGCGCAACGAGTTGTGGTTTATTTTTGTACGCTGTTATTGGAGTTCATAGTGAGTGGGTATTTGGCTGGTTACTTGCGTGACAGTTCAGCTGTTTTCTGAGTGGCCATTCTTTACCACGCTTCGGCGTTTCGGTTATTACTCTTTATGAATCAAGCTGTGCCCAAAACAAGAGAGAGTCcccgtttttttttacgatgGACCTGATTCGATTCTAGAATTTAACAACATTGTTTAGCCAGATAACGAATACATGGCTGCGATTTTCCTCTGAGTCTGATAAAATAACGGTTTGTTCTAGAGATCGTAACAGATTCTGGATGCATGTTTGCGCTTcttatgcttttttttctacGAAAATTGAATGAACTTATGAGTAGCGAAATATGCACTAAACCCAGGCACACCTGCTGTGTTTGACGTCTATCAGCTGGATTCATCACACGAAATCCAATCCTCCATGTCCAATATTCACTAAGGGAGGTCTTCCCCACCTTAACACTTCAGGACATGTACCCTTGAACTTGGCTGAATATCACTATTCACAACTAGAATAATGTGGGAGTCATCCCCGGAAAGTGTAAATCTTCTCTAGGATAAATAATTTTGGGTTTGTTTTCAATGGTGCATTGTGTACAAGTGTTGATGGTGTTTTGAGAACTAGctgtaaatagaaaaaaaaaaacaatgttcgGCAGGTGTCCCGAAGTGACAGAATCCCAGCAACAAATCTCACCGGAGTAGAAAAACTGGAAGCCAACTTAATGAATAGGATTCTTGATTCTTCCTTGTTAGTCAGAGAATCTCATTCATACAGTCTGTTGGTATTTCATATTCTAGCGTACCTTGAAAAAAATGCTTCTCTAGGGGGTTTCAGCGTTAAAATAGTTTGAATTTTTAATGTTGTTAGGGTGTTTGGTACTTTGGCTGTTTACGTTCTTCAACCTTGtaattgtttgattatttGTTCTCAGATTTTGTGACTGCCTAAATAAGTTTTCCTACATCTGTCCATCAAGCTATCTAGGGCACCAAGCTATACTTGTTGGTTAGCTGTGCTGTATAACTGTTCATAAACTGCAGTGCTTTTACAATTATTGTCAACTCAGCACTGTTTCTTActcagcagtatgtcttaGCTTGAGTGGTCAAACCATTAATCAACTAAACAACTTGGACCTGTTTTTGCCCATCATTAACTACATAGCTAGTAACCACAGCAATCCTAAATTTCTTTCCTAAAATAGAATAATTACTTTCATCCAATCTACTCTTTAACAACATGTCTGCTAATTTTGGGTATTAAGtctgagggttttttttattctcaaaTAAAGGTTAGACAATCAAAGTTAAAACTGCTGTATTTGATGTTCGGATATATCACTAGTGCCTTATCACTGCATCAGTTCAATGCTACCATATCTAATCTACTTAGAAACCAAGCATGCTTATAAAGTAACCACAAGAAGGAACGACTGAATTATTTGCTCCCATTTTGGCATAGACATTGAACTTATATAATTTCCCTGTATACCCTCACAATCTACTTCAGGAGGTCCTGTGAATTATTGACAAGAAACTGGAGAATTAGATAAAACCCAGGGGGTCAAGAGATGTTTTAGTATTTCTCAACCTTAGCACACAATAACCATGTTGTGATGCTGTCCTTGTGTGCAGGAGTATTTATAGTTGTATAGAAACAAAGGACCGGGTCTGTGTGTCATGAGTTTTCCACCATATTTTAAGGGTAATATGGATTATCCACATGCTAGAATGCAGGGAAAAACTCCAAGAATGCAACCCCAGGTAAAATCTTGCAGACAAAGGCATAACAAGGCTTGTCTATCTGCCTCCTTTCTACTTTACCTATAATATTTGTCATCTTAATACATAGCCTTTTTGTCAGATAGAATGgaattttctatattttggAATGAAACTCCAAGATATCTTTCATATTCTGTTTGGGtgggaaaaaaaacttgttcaTAGTTACAACTAGTAACACAGTGAAATTAAATCAATTATTTTTACACTGTATCATTTTATTAGGAATATTTAAGTGAGGCCTTTTTCTACCAAgctttatttgcttttttgtcCTGTGTTTTTAGTGCGATTGACAATATGCCTTTAGATAGTGCAGTTAATTTCAAGATCTGGTTGAATGTATTTTGTATAGTTAGCATATTGGCTGcctttgtattatttttgACATACATCAGAACCCTAAATGTCTACTTTTCTCAGGCAAcccattatttttttgtatactTTGACAGACAAGAGAATTGAGTGATAAATCTGGGTAAATATTGTGCCACAGTTATATGTCGAAGCATTGTTcttataataaaatgtttggtCTTTTCTCACTCTGTTGTGGTTATATGTTATCAACCTAGGTTTCCTGCCTTAGTGATAATGGTAGAAAACAAATAGAGAAATGAAGTATATTCGAGCTTAAAAATTtttcctttattgaaataattttGGATTCTGTGTTATAATGGTTCTTGTGTGACATCCTTTTGTTCCTATCTGAATAGGGACATTACACCTGGTAGTATGAGTATGATGtcacatatatttttttttgcattaaaTGTTTATTAGCAACTTAGTGTCATGACTCAGTGATGCCTCGTATTGTGTCTCCAGTGTTACCAGAAGGATGTAATGCTCTAAATATCTTAAATATAATGCTATGATGCTGTCAACTTGATTTTATGACATCAGTTCATGACAGCAGTTTCCCAAAATCTTAtctgaaatatatatatagatagaTACCTTTGTCTTTTCATCAGATTTTGACAGCTAAACAAAGGGTATGctacaaatatatatatagccGTTTCCCGAAATGTTGTCCTATCcgagaaatatatatataaatataccTTTTGTCTTTCAATCAAACTTTTTGACAGGTGGAGGCGCTCAGCCATGGAGCGAGTAATCGGTTAGGAGACGGTACTCGGTTTGCAGAATACAACATTTTCGGTCCATGTCCTCATCgtatgtattttttctttcaattgttttttctttcaattgaCAAATAATATATGTGAGTTTAAGGTTGAGAGAGTTTAGTTTAGGGTTCCAAAATATGTTAAGagtttttttctcacgcgatTCAAAAGCGAAATCGCGCGCTTTTATAAAACTAAGTATTATCATCAGAGTTTGAATGTTGACTTCAATTCCTGCCTTAAAAAAACTCCTATTCCGAgcttgttttttgtttccatgttttaACAGCATAGTTTAAATAAATTTGATCGAATTTTATCCCCTAAAAATAAAGTAACGATCCATGTTATTCTAATATCATATTCATTATTTGGACGCAAATGTGCTCACAATGCGGGATGTGTTTCGTAAAGAATGATGACCATCAGTTGAGGTTCTTATTGTTTACAGAAATCTATTTACCAATCGGGAATTCAGATAATAGCTAAGTTAGCTATTAATGAAATTGAGGGCAAAAAAGTCTGTAGTGGTATTGTTTTCAAATTTGATTTCAACTCTGATTATAATACTTAGTTTATAAGAGCTGTGATTCTGTTTTTGAATCGCGCGAAAAATTATTTACATATTTTGGAACCCTAAACTAAACTCCTCAACCTTAAACTCACATTATATCCTTTAtcaattgaaagaaaaaatacatatgATGAGGAAATGGACCTAAAATGTTGTATTCTGCAAACCGAGTACCGTCTCCTACCTGAGTCTGTCAGATAGGACAACATTTCAGAAAACCGGTGCattttgtatatatattaAGTGGAACAAGCCTGCTCATTTTGGCTGGCATTGTCCCCTTCTCCCCCCTGAAATTTAAGAACAACTCTACGGAGGTAGATTCTACAAATTTACCTCTTGTCATAAATCTAAATCCTGGATCCATCCCTTGACAAAATTGCTCAGGATTTTGCTTGTAAGGGCTGCTTGTGATATATTTAACCATGCCAAATCCTTaggttattttttcattccattttaaatatgaaaaaaaaatgttttttttttctacagccCAGTAACTCTGAGGCAGCTCAGCTTCTGGCAACTTTTTGGCCTCGGCAGATGCAAGACATTAGGAACATGTCAACGGTAAAATTTTAGTCACGCCCAAACGTGTACCTATTACTTGAGACAGCAAATTGATAATAGGGTGATGTAGTGATTTGAGAAATTCCAGTGACCACCTGCTCTTGTGATATAGTACACTCTTTCCAAATCCAAGATTCAAATGACTTGAAAATACACTCAATTCAAAAGGCTAGTTGAATTTATTTTGAGTTTATTGTCGTTCAgcgacagcaacaacaacaacaacaattcttTATTATTACTCCTATGAAAATAGGATAACATCACATTTAATAATTACAAAATATAATGTAATGCATTATTAAAActcatttattttaataaccCCTGACATTTTAATCCTCAGAATGATTTTAAGATTCAAGAGCTGCCTCTAGCCAGGATAAAAAAGATTATGAAACAAGATGAAGAAGTCAAGGCAAGTAATATGTTGAGATATTTTATTGATACTCCATCACAGTTTCTTCTACTGTTTGCACTTCGATTGATTGGCTTGTTAGGCCCTGACATAGGCATTTGTGGGTCATGGCATTACTTCAAAATACCTTGTACcacgggaattaggatactttgtcagcgatttcttaataaaataaccaATCATGCATTTCCAATTCGCTGAATATCGTATTCAGTgaataaaatatctctaaCCTTTGTGCGAAATGTCTCCTGCCTCCCGATTcagcgaaatcctttttcgttatatttctatttctcttgtctaaaaacccacgcgatcgttgttttcaactctcgaaacatttgaacagTACTGAGTAACCATAGCCTCTTGAGTGTTCGTGACTAGCCCGAATGCTCTCCGAACCTAACTTCGTATTgaggttctatataaaataggaAGAAAGTGAAACAACGCTCGATCCTATTGTTCgaaaacctgcctagttacggccaatGTTTTGATGTTGGTATGAGACACGATTGATGAGTGACAGCTCACTTTCTCTTTGAACTTATCACGCCGCCGACACATGCCCGGGCATGCGACAAGTGCAGGCATCGgggtttattttaaaaatgtttctacTGACCGTTGCATTTCTTCATCCAAAAAGTTAAATGGCATCCGATGAccagaaaataatttgatttggtCTATCCCCCATTGCTTTTTCCCGCCTAGACAAAATTAGCCCCGTTCCCTGCACTTGTCGCATGCCCGGGCATGTGTCGGCGGCGCGATAAGTTCAAAGAGAGGGTGAGCTGTCACTCatcaatcatgtctcataccaacatcacaacattggccgtaactaggcaggttttGAACAATGGAATTGAGCGTTGtttcactcccttcttattttatatagaacctaaatacgaagttaggTTCGGAGAGCATTCCGGCTAGTCACGAACACTCAAGGGGCTATGGTTACTCAGTActgttcaaatgtttcgagggttgaaaacaacgatcgcatgggtttttagacaagagaaatagaaatataacgaGAAAGGATTTCGCTGAATCGAGAGGCAGGAGACATTTTGCAAAAAGGttagagatattttattcTCTGAATACAATATTCGATACAAATcgggaatgcattttttattatattaagaaatcgctgacaaagtatcctaattcctGTGCTTGTACTGTTCCCTTGAAAATCTTGGAATTCAATTTTATAGTAGTGGGCTaatgttagtttttttttcttgttttcaacAGATGATAAGTGCTGAGGTAAGTCTTCAAGAGGAATTATTTAGTAGTAACACAAAGTCTTTCAGTAAAGTGTACATAAGTATTCAGCCCTCTCATTAAGGTCTGGCTAAAGTAAGGAGACATGTACATAGCAAGCAGTGTGTTCCCTAAATATTTTATAGCCACTGTCAAATGCATagcacaagaaaaaaatatttattagcACTAAAATCTCAGATAAACAGCTATGTTTATGATGTCAAAGATATATGTGCTAAGCAAGAGTGTTCTAATTCCAGGCACCTGTCCTGTTTGCGAAAGCTGCTCAAATATTTATTAATGAGTTGTCGTTAAGAGCCTGGATACACACAGAAGACAACAAGCGACGGACACTTCAGGTAGGATTTACCTCCTGACTGTACAGTAGCTCAAACATACAAATTTAAGCCCTGTGAAAAACTACTACACAGTCTATTTAATCTGTAAGGCTACTCTCTTATGagtttcaatttttttcagcGCAATGACATCGCCATGGCAATTACCAAGTTTGATCAGTTTGATTTTCTAATTGATATTGTCCCACGAGATGAGCTGAAACCTCCCAAAAGACAGGTGTGTGCAGTTCTAGTACATGTGGAgctgcaatttttttttacacattttcaCCTTGGTTTTACAGAACCTACAAAATGTACAGACTGCTTCATTTGTCTTCTTTAGGCATCTTTTCAGAAATTGAAGTTCCCTCAGGAATTGCATAATGTTTGTTTTACAAGATTGCATGACTATTTATCCTCCATGTCAAGTTACACTTTCTATTTATCTGTATTGGGGAGAAGAACCCATGGGGGTCAGCGGAATACTTACTGATTGTTCACTCATGAAAGTAAATTTAAAGAACTTCTCTCAGCTGTGATTTTTGTTATCTAAGCAAGTAAACTGTGAAGAAAGATTTAAAGGAAGCTGTTGCTAATGAAGTAAATTTTGGCCTTAGATGGTAGCAAGCCTCATTGTCACTAGTTTACTTCtagtcgattacctaacaatatccaatgatttttaactgaaaacgcgaaaaatatttcaacattgtcaaagcagtgtgtctattggaagtttctttgaggattaGATTGAGAATTTAAAGTTGGCTTGTCAAATAGCacagattctaatagattctaatagattctattGTCTTTGAACAAGTGAGGTTTCCGTGGGacctctggaagtaaactggtgacaatgtggctttaagaCTTTTAGATGCTAAAATATTTCTTCTATTAATAgattttcttaaaatataaGTTGAGAACATTAACAAATAGGTATTCCAGATTTAGTGTATAATTATGTTATTCTTTCTAATTTTTAAAGGATGCCATTCGGCAAACAGTCGTGGCCCCTGAGCAGGTCCAGTACTACTTCCAGCTGGCCCAACACCATGCAGTCTCCATGCAACAACAACAGGGACAACAACAGATCCCAGGCCAGGTCCCGCAACAGCAACAGGTGGCTGCTGCGGCAGCTGCGGCAGCCACAACGACATCTCAGCCACAAGCGATCATCACAAGCATGCCACAGCAAGTGGTCAGCATGGCTACGGTGAGTGAGAACACTGGTACGGAACACTAGAGAAGAGTTACTGATAGAACGCTGAAGAAGCTGTAGTTACTGATGAAACACTAGATAGCAACAGATTACTTGGGGCAGAGAACAGCGAATCAAGAGCTTTccgttgtttttattattatgcaAATTTTTCGCATTTCAGTTAAGAAGTTTTATGTATAAAACGCACCCTGATTCTGGAGGTCATTTTGGCGAAAAAGAGTAAATATGGtatataaaattaaattaagtTACTGGATACACAATTGTCACAATAGATTTAGTGGTGTATCAATTGGCTGTCTGACTCCCACtttctttaataaaatatgaacCACTTAGGACAGCTTCCTTGATTGCATCCCCAGAAAGATTTTTTCCTCCACACCCTTTATTATCTAGACACATTGTCAAATGACATGACTGAATGTTGTTCTCTTTGGTAGACTCAAGCCCAGATGATTCAACAGCCACAAGCGCAGGAGCAGGGTGGGACGGATCCACAGTATGCCACGGTAAGCCTGTCATGCGACATATAACTGCCCTAGTGGCCGTTTTAGACCTATATGGGATGCAGTATAACCAGGAAGAAACACAACTGATGTAAGGAATTTGTCAAATATTGTTCCCAAGAAGCATTACAGGAACACATCGCAATATATAGTTTATATTCAAGCATTATTGTACATGTACTTTAGATAAATcccaacagaaaaaaaatccatcaGTGTGTGTAAAAAAATCTTGTACCAGATAACTTCAAAATCTGCAGCCAGTAGTTTTGGCATTTTTAGAACTGTAAACATGTCAGTACATGGTTTCTCCATTGAAATACATTCATTGGAAGTTttcaaaattgattttgaatTCCCCAAAAGACACTGTTATTGTTTAATATGTTCCAGATCTATTTAAACTCTTTAGACACAATTTTTATCTATAGATAATAAACAATTTCTGTTCGCAGCAAATCCAATTCAACTCCGCTCAAATGCAGTACTTGAGATTACAACAATTGCAAttacaacaacagcagcagcaacagcaaTCCACACAAGTAACCACGCAACAGGGTGACCAGACTCAACAACAGCCAGCACAACAGACACAAGCGGCACAGCAACCCACAGAGTTCACATTTACCTCTGGCGGCCAGGTAACATAACCTAACAGTGGAAAAGGGGAAGGGAGCCATAAAGTACTTACTGCACAACCTCAgaactttgaccaatcaaattCCACTTAAGAAGTCCAATCCCAAATTTGTATCAGCTGATTTTCAAGTACTAGTATAGTATCAGGGTCACTCAAATGTTGGAATGCCAATCTAAGATACAGTTGCATTTGAAAAGTGATTATTTCGGAAGTCTGGAAGAATTAAGGTTTTTTCATAACCCAAATATGGCCAAAAAAGAACCCAGCCCCCTTCTCCAGATCAATCCTGTAATCAGAACAAATGACTTAACTACAAGGCTGTTCCTAGTACTTATTCCCACCACACATTTTGaagttatgtttttttattataatttaataACCCTGAATAGGACACCTACTGAAATAAGGAAATTTCCATGTTTTGGGCACAAAGATTTAACCCCCTTGTaactttctaaaaaaataccagAAATAAAAACCAAAGTAGCTCTGGTAGAATCTCACGAAGTG from the Nematostella vectensis chromosome 4, jaNemVect1.1, whole genome shotgun sequence genome contains:
- the LOC116606594 gene encoding nuclear transcription factor Y subunit gamma-like isoform X1 → MMGDVYAQSPSNSEAAQLLATFWPRQMQDIRNMSTNDFKIQELPLARIKKIMKQDEEVKMISAEAPVLFAKAAQIFINELSLRAWIHTEDNKRRTLQRNDIAMAITKFDQFDFLIDIVPRDELKPPKRQDAIRQTVVAPEQVQYYFQLAQHHAVSMQQQQGQQQIPGQVPQQQQVAAAAAAAATTTSQPQAIITSMPQQVVSMATTQAQMIQQPQAQEQGGTDPQYATQIQFNSAQMQYLRLQQLQLQQQQQQQQSTQVTTQQGDQTQQQPAQQTQAAQQPTEFTFTSGGQIYQIQQHPHSGVTTAVAIATAPQQQQQQQPQQQQFIQQQQQQNQDQTTLATTEQQAQQQQPQ
- the LOC5516634 gene encoding 39S ribosomal protein L15, mitochondrial, with amino-acid sequence MASCYVQKNLDALKKLPRVALNNIRDLPEAFITHRRKGRGPGSGRGKTAGRGHKGQGQRGTKPRLGFEGGQTPFYLRIPKHGFKNKFEKVYEPLNLNRLQYLIDSGRLNPKEQITMHELWKTGAVGKIKDGVKLLGTGNEWFQAKVDIEVSKASKTAIEAIERQGGKITCAHYNKLGLRVLLKPEKFEGKPIPRRAHPPSKLLPYYSSVEHRGYLADAEQVEKARLESRKSKESEVD